A window of the Penaeus monodon isolate SGIC_2016 chromosome 11, NSTDA_Pmon_1, whole genome shotgun sequence genome harbors these coding sequences:
- the LOC119579031 gene encoding E3 ubiquitin-protein ligase SHPRH-like gives MVRNKPAPQQLNEAQQRRAQWNLLDGPGPVNNEQAGDNEDVHNHAPNPPQREFGHNDLALLINDDLIDDDEEDEDFVPDPIGDAALRNHGFFMGQYMPEEVVIDDDEGEEEDNNDLFVIGEVNNARQRQRRRNREPKDGLNYGSFNHVLNDCQFYAKVSKKKTGKEIVRRSEDMRFCHFGIMKLRLKGGVKYEEILQIPSHEFWVYVSVEYDKSAIYFEWNSEESPGKAKQRKKANAFRYFMIDGLLDIDLWEGVSKQRYFDLELSDFDDVMSEMTLNIYFKKAGLTNLKYASDSVQCSDALGKVISHFFNIVPFSFTGEMKLKHDTEVLYKAVKEYHNNVEYVDLDVQHSSLIPQLRPYQKAAVRWMLHQENYGGDKQTDEGELHCLFTEIKCEDGTELYYNKYGGFIVKDKPLAVAPSPGGILADEMGLGKTVEVLSCILNHPRKEVPKPDYQEPVRVEQSRKRKSAKKDVAGDVYTLHQEENEDEENAIDSNHHVEFSCSKSPSEEKEETPARRGKGRAARKRQGHVKVHIPKKVEEKDEDKEDETSRSGRPKRRAARSTGAYADYDIDSEDEDDYKPPEKKLVSTKSPSVKKAPVYNPEQEISEDTHWSSIESVIINECWEGKAKEYKKEGSYKDFRKYLKMKKKDPYHMMTLKERLQAQYKNSIAEYSAVGFVSKRAIQGFFDLKVEQKSYFECICGSTTAEDRDEKFRVQCSVCSLWQHAECVQFDVSDPYRGVYICPHCWTQETPVVSEATLIVTPSSISYQWVDEIMKHLKNKALRMLVYKGVATQGYMQPRFLGNFDIVITTYETLRQELNYVDLPHSNSEMGRRFRHPKRFMATPSPLPCVEWWRVCLDEAQMVECTTTKTAEMALRLAAINRWCVTGTPVQKSVNDLQGLLMFLGVDPYGVAQWWHRCLYVPYCHHQKEPLHNLVSQYLWRNAKKDVIHQIDIPKQMEEIHWLTFTRVEEHFYQRLHAECSYDAQQRLKKFSDPKTKLSDLDRQTLSSLLHPLLKLRQACNHPQVVKGQFMSINRKTMTMEMLLDNLIKKTKLEAEEAHRLLVASMNGLAGVHIIKEEWVEAVNVYRGVLQSIEEHSNIKTDSLQRLHTLHNLAELIESNHQGVAPTLRDSTLREQAEAIRKRYLQHHPQQVTTASEECTSNTEAVDELKNRYNSNIVWWLGALQSFDNDFVQEVRDEMLSSYSRFEEHKCLLYPVQSKVHMQRVLNAENDKMKEQRSDMINGVKHLLTVELTSMLDLAIDCHLRPTESEPPQCLLCATHEFFEDYEETLFSMKELKHSRTTGVSKETEDVKDKAQVLQATRRGNWGQSETERVLRYLQTRCLGKVENEIYEDSHVYFQSLEAMKKEFKNYRILWRSLFDSVSAMDEVNMATIRLRLRFPDEELPQQKKKKNGPDLDKKVEALRYVIEPAELGQQEIKLKSDQIVAKNDLRIKLGQLLYLQNLSKTDFGKEGGKNPEPCPICQGDLGEKWAVLLCGHCYCMECMRTLSNRGFNGLDKSNVKCPMCRQPTRTREISYVDTKAKEEEEYIKVQGSLSTKVEGVVRLMLKIKLSDPEAKVLVFSSWVDVLDVIADAFAQNGITFRALHQHSKFQKHLASFKSNSLISALLLPISSGANGLNIIEAAHVILVEPILNPAAELQAIGRIHRIGQTKETTVHRFLVRDTIEDRMHHILKHHHAIIHTDENTVTIEDLRNLFLHPEELELQREIAHGTSQHNGTGSPQCDSQTQDGSGEGSGCRTSSGSTSASVENGSVLSALESSDSVSSPSTSKQSVSQCNSDDATVVKASSSWLQPDEDQPSTSGHSADEFSCDRNLNPDSPASEFFMCEAPERNSLQSSSCTPEIDSSVLSLDSVLQELDVSPPAPRDNTVPLSPSSSLQDR, from the exons ATGGTTCGGAACAAGCCAGCGCCGCAGCAGCTGAATGAGGCACAGCAGAGGAGGGCACAATGGAACCTCCTGGATGGCCCAGGACCTGTGAACAATGAACAAGCTGGGGATAATGAGGACGTTCACAATCACGCACCCAATCCACCGCAGAGGGAGTTTGGTCACAATGATCTTGCATTGCTGATAAATGATGACCTCATCGATGACGATGAAGAGGACGAGGATTTTGTTCCAGATCCAATAGGGGATGCGGCACTGAGGAACCATGGGTTCTTCATGGGGCAATACATGCCGGAGGAGGTGGTGATAGACGatgatgaaggggaggaagaagacaaCAATGACTTGTTTGTTATTGGAGAGGTGAATAACgcgaggcagaggcagaggaggaggaaccgTGAGCCAAAGGACGGACTTAATTATGGAAGCTTCAACCATGTACTTAATGACTGCCAATTTTATGCCAAAGTTTCCAAGAAAAAGACAGGTAAAGAAATAGTGCGTCGTTCAGAAGACATGAGATTTTGTCATTTTGGAATCATGAAGTTAAGACTGAAAGGAGGTGTCAAATATGAGGAGATATTGCAGATACCAAGCCATGAGTTTTGGGTATATGTCAGTGTTGAATATGACAAAAGTGCAATTTACTTTGAGTGGAATTCAGAAGAATCACCAGGGAAGGCCAAGCAGAGAAAGAAAGCCAATGCCTTCCGATATTTCATGATAGATGGCCTTTTGGATATAGATCTTTGGGAAGGAGTGTCAAAGCAGAGGTATTTTGATCTTGAGTTGAGTGATTTCGATGATGTGATGTCTGAAATGACCCtgaacatttattttaaaaaggcagGACTCACGAATCTGAAGTATGCAAGTGACAGTGTCCAGTGCAGTGATGCTTTGGGGAAAGTAATCTCTCATTTTTTCAATATTGTACCATTTTCTTTCACTGGAGAAATGAAGCTGAAACATGACACAGAGGTCTTGTACAAAGCTGTGAAAGAATACCACAACAATGTTGAGTACGTAGACCTTGACGTGCAGCACTCTAGCCTGATTCCCCAGTTACGTCCCTATCAGAAGGCAGCTGTTCGGTGGATGCTGCATCAGGAAAACTATGGgggtgacaaacagacagatgaggGGGAGCTCCATTGTTTGTTTACGGAGATTAAATGTGAGGACGGCACTGAGTTGTATTATAACAAATATGGGGGTTTCATTGTGAAGGATAAACCCTTGGCTGTGGCTCCTTCCCCGGGAGGAATTCTAGCAGATGAAATGGGTTTAGGGAAAACCGTGGAAGTACTTTCATGCATACTGAACCACCCAAGGAAAGAAGTCCCCAAGCCAGATTATCAGGAGCCAGTGAGGGTTGAGCAGAGCAGAAAGCGGAAATCGGCCAAGAAAGATGTTGCTGGTGATGTGTACACACTCCAccaggaggaaaatgaggacgaGGAGAATGCCATTGACAGCAACCACCATGTGGAGTTCAGTTGCAGTAAGTCCccgagtgaagagaaagaggaaacacctgcaaggagaggcaagggaagggcAGCTAGGAAACGTCAGGGACATGTCAAGGTTCACATTCCCaagaaggtggaagagaaggacgaagataaagaagatgaaacTAGCAGAAGCGGTCGACCCAAAAGGCGTGCAGCTAGATCGACTGGTGCATATGCGGACTATGACATAGACTCCGAGGATGAGGATGACTATAAACCACCAGAGAAGAAACTTGTGTCAACCAAGTCCCCTTCCGTGAAAAAAGCTCCTGTGTATAATCCAGAACAGGAAATTAGTGAAGACACTCACTGGTCCAGTATTGAGTCAGTGATTATCAATGAGTGCTGGGAGGGCAAAGCCAAAGAGTACAAAAAGGAAGGCTCTTATAAGGACTTCCGTAAATAcctgaagatgaagaagaaggacccATATCACATGATGACCCTCAAAGAGAGGCTTCAAGCTCAGTACAAGAACAGTATAGCCGAGTACAGTGCAGTAGGCTTTGTGTCTAAACGAGCCATACAAGGCTTCTTTGACCTCAAAGTGGAGCAGAAGAGTTACTTTGAATGCATCTGTGGCTCCACCACAGCAGAAGACCGGGATGAGAAGTTCCGTGTGCAGTGCTCCGTGTGTAGCTTATGGCAGCATGCGGAGTGCGTGCAGTTTGACGTTTCTGACCCATACCGAGGTGTCTACATCTGTCCCCATTGTTGGACGCAAGAGACCCCAGTTGTGTCTGAAGCAACACTCATTGTTACTCCGTCATCTATTAGTTACCAG TGGGTGGACGAGATCATGAAGCATCTGAAGAACAAGGCACTGCGCATGCTAGTATACAAGGGCGTGGCAACCCAGGGCTACATGCAGCCACGCTTCCTGGGCAACTTCgacatcgtcatcaccacctATGAAACACTGCGGCAGGAACTCAATTATGTGGATCTACCTCACAGCAACAGCGAGATGGGGCGAAG ATTCCGTCACCCCAAGCGCTTCATGGCCACTCCTTCGCCACTCCCTTGTGTCGAGTGGTGGCGCGTGTGCTTGGACGAGGCACAGATGGTTGAGTGCACCACCACCAAAACGGCTGAGATGGCGCTACGACTTGCAGCCATCAACAGGTGGTGTGTCACGGGAACCCCTGTCCAGAAGAGCGTCAACGATTTGcag GGATTGTTGATGTTCCTCGGTGTAGATCCTTACGGCGTGGCACAGTGGTGGCACCGCTGTCTCTACGTACCCTACTGCCACCATCAGAAGGAACCCCTCCACAACCTGGTGTCACAGTACCTCTGGCGCAATGCCAAGAAAGACGTCATTCATCAAATCGACATCCCCAAGCAGATGGAGGAG ATCCACTGGCTGACATTCACACGTGTGGAGGAGCACTTCTATCAGCGGTTGCATGCCGAGTGTTCTTACGACGCACAGCAGAGACTGAAAAAGTTCTCAGACCCCAAGACCAAGCTGAGTGACCTAGACCGCCAAACCCTGagctccctcctccaccctctgctCAAGTTGCGTCAGGCTTGTAATCATCCTCAG GTTGTGAAAGGCCAGTTCATGTCCATAAACCGCAAGACAATGACGATGGAGATGCTCCTCGACAACCTAATTAAGAAGACCAAGCTGGAGGCTGAGGAGGCTCACCGCTTACTTGTAGCCTCAATGAACGGCCTGGCTGGAGTACATATCATCAAGGAGGAGTGGGTAGAGGCCGTCAATGTGTACAGAGGAGTCCTCCAGTCCATCGAGGAGCATAGCAACATCAAGACGGACTCACTACAGCGTCTTCACACCCTCCACAACTTGGCAGAGCTCATAGAGTCCAATCACCAGGGAGTAGCTCCCACCCTCAGGGACAGTACGCTCAGGGAGCAAGCTGAGGCGATTCGCAAGCGCTACCTACAGCACCACCCCCAGCAAGTTACCACAGCCAGTGAAGAATGCACCTCCAATACGGAAGCAGTTGATGAACTTAAAAACCGATATAACTCAAATATCGTTTGGTGGCTAGGGGCATTGCAGTCTTTTGACAATGACTTTGTACAGGAGGTGCGAGATGAAATGCTTTCTTCCTACTCAAGGTTTGAGGAGCACAAATGTCTTCTTTATCCAGTACAATCCAAAGTGCACATGCAGCGGGTTTTGAATGCAGAGAATGACAAGATGAAGGAGCAGAGGTCAGACATGATCAATGGCGTGAAGCACCTTCTCACTGTTGAGTTGACATCCATGCTGGACCTCGCCATTGACTGCCACCTTCGGCCCACAGAGTCAGAGCCACCTCAGTGCCTTCTGTGTGCCACCCATGAGTTCTTTGAGGACTATGAGGAAACACTCTTCTCCATGAAGGAACTAAAGCACAGCAGGACAACAGGTGTGTCCAAGGAGACTGAAGATGTAAAGGATAAGGCCCAGGTGCTGCAAGCCACCCGTCGAGGAAACTGGGGTCAGAGTGAGACAGAGCGGGTATTGAGGTACCTCCAGACAAGGTGCTTGGGCAAGGTTGAGAATGAGATCTATGAAGACTCGCATGTTTACTTCCAGTCCCTAGAAGCCATGAAAAAGGAATTCAAGAACTACCGCATCCTGTGGCGCTCCCTCTTTGATTCCGTGTCTGCTATGGATGAGGTGAATATGGCTACCATCCGCCTCCGCCTCCGGTTCCCAGATGAAGAACTGCcgcagcaaaagaagaagaagaatggccCAGACCTGGATAAGAAAGTGGAGGCCTTGCGCTATGTGATCGAGCCAGCCGAACTTGGCCAGCAGGAGATCAAGCTGAAGTCAGACCAAATCGTGGCAAAGAATGACCTGCGGATCAAATTGGGCCAGCTTCTCTACCTGCAAAATTTGTCCAAGACAGATTTTggcaaggaagggggaaagaacccTGAGCCATGTCCCATTTGCCAGGGGGATCTTGGGGAGAAGTGGGCTGTGCTCCTCTGTGGACACTGCTACTGCATGGAGTGCATGAGGACGCTCTCCAACAGGGGTTTCAATGGACTTGACAAGAGCAATGTCAAGTGCCCTATGTGCAGACAGCCAACGCGTACGAGAGAGATCTCCTATGTGGACACTAAAgccaaggaggaagaggaatatatCAAA gTCCAGGGCAGCTTGTCAACTAAGGTAGAGGGTGTGGTGCGTCTCATGCTCAAGATCAAGCTGTCAGACCCTGAGGCTAAAGTTTTGGTCTTCTCCTCATGGGTAGATGTGCTTGACGTCATAGCAGATGCCTTTGCACAGAACGGGATCACTTTCAGGGCCCTGCATCAACACTCAAAGTTTCAG AAACACTTGGCATCATTCAAAAGCAATAGCCTTATCAGTGCCCTGCTGCTGCCCATCTCCTCGGGTGCAAACGGCTTGAACATCATTGAGGCGGCCCATGTCATCCTGGTGGAGCCCATCCTCAACCCAGCAGCTGAGCTGCAGGCCATTGGCCGGATCCATCGCATTGGCCAGACCAAGGAGACAACTGTTCACCGGTTCCTTGTACGTGACACCATTGAGGACCGCATGCACCACATCCTCAAGCACCATCATGCTATCATCCACACAGATGAAAATACAGTCACCATTGAGGACCTCCGTAACCTGTTCTTGCACCCAGAAGAGCTGGAGCTGCAGAGGGAGATAGCCCATGGGACCAGCCAGCACAATGGGACGGGCAGCCCACAGTGCGATTCACAAACACAGGATGGTTCAGGAGAAGGCAGTGGTTGTAGAACTTCTTCAGGTTCTACTTCTGCCAGTGTGGAGAATGGCAGTGTGTTATCAGCATTAGAAAGTAGTGACAGTGTTAGTAGCCCTTCAACTAGTAAACAGTCAGTGAGTCAGTGTAACAGTGATGATGCAACTGTGGTAAAAGCCTCTTCGTCCTGGTTACAGCCAGATGAAGACCAGCCGTCAACTAGTGGACACAGTGCAGATGAATTTTCCTGTGATAGAAATCTAAACCCTGATTCACCTGCCAGTGAGTTTTTCATGTGTGAGGCACCAGAAAGAAACAGTTTGCAATCCTCCTCTTGTACCCCTGAGATTGactcatcagtattatcattagattCGGTATTGCAGGAGCTTGATGTGTCTCCTCCAGCACCCAGGGATAACACTGTACCTCTGTCACCATCCAGTTCTCTTCAGGATAGATAG